The following are from one region of the Hyalangium gracile genome:
- a CDS encoding serine/threonine-protein kinase gives MGKKRPKQEVDPLFLPVGMRVGEWRVQGWRGRGAYGTLYRVERVGQEAAGSFALKLATHPRDERFEREAWLLSRIQSPHVPRFLGQGVWEHACGAFPYVVMDWVEGETLYEWAERRNPTWRQAARLLAQVARALEATHAVGGLHRDVKGENVLVRPADGRAFLTDFGAGHYRGAATLTTKLLPPGTPAYRSPEARGFLRVFLRHPTAHYPASACDDLFALGVMAYRLVTDEYPPSTRPEESGSEVWSANGPGPRPPRELNPRVPLELDAVIQRLLAIAPEERFGGRARDAAEALEQVAESAEAEAEGPLFFWGDEQRPRLRAPGSVRRAELQDASARERALRGAGARSEAEAHREQAAPQRWEPVWGVEMAVALLGLLLAALSVALLYRGQGLAGMASAIVSPKGERVAVGDSITPSATLAPMRSHELPSAIGLALPEKPFPGQRTPPCTRYGEVEIRGGCWYRLGDAPAPCKEDAYDWRGACYLPSYPPRRPSASGTP, from the coding sequence CCGGGGCGCCTACGGCACGCTCTACCGAGTGGAGCGGGTGGGGCAGGAGGCAGCTGGCTCGTTTGCGCTCAAGCTGGCCACCCATCCTCGGGATGAGCGCTTCGAACGCGAGGCCTGGCTGCTGTCGCGCATCCAGAGCCCCCATGTGCCCCGGTTCCTGGGGCAGGGTGTGTGGGAGCACGCCTGTGGAGCCTTCCCGTACGTGGTGATGGACTGGGTGGAGGGAGAGACGCTGTACGAGTGGGCCGAGAGGCGCAACCCGACGTGGCGCCAGGCGGCGAGGCTGCTGGCGCAGGTGGCACGGGCGCTGGAGGCCACGCATGCGGTGGGAGGACTGCACCGGGATGTAAAGGGTGAAAACGTGCTGGTGAGGCCCGCGGATGGGCGGGCCTTTCTGACAGACTTCGGTGCGGGGCACTACCGAGGTGCGGCCACGCTCACAACGAAGTTGCTGCCTCCGGGCACGCCCGCCTACCGCAGCCCCGAGGCGCGGGGCTTTCTGCGCGTGTTCCTGCGCCACCCGACGGCGCACTATCCGGCGAGCGCGTGTGATGACTTGTTCGCGCTGGGAGTCATGGCCTACCGACTGGTGACGGACGAGTACCCGCCGTCCACACGCCCCGAGGAGAGCGGCTCCGAGGTGTGGAGTGCGAACGGGCCGGGACCGCGCCCACCGCGCGAGCTCAACCCGCGAGTGCCCCTTGAGCTGGATGCGGTCATCCAGCGACTGCTTGCCATCGCCCCGGAGGAGCGTTTTGGAGGCAGGGCGAGGGATGCCGCCGAGGCGCTGGAGCAGGTGGCGGAGAGTGCGGAGGCTGAGGCGGAGGGCCCGTTGTTCTTCTGGGGGGATGAGCAACGCCCGCGCCTGCGTGCTCCCGGGAGTGTGCGGCGGGCTGAGCTGCAGGACGCCTCTGCGAGGGAGAGAGCGCTGCGCGGAGCGGGTGCGCGGAGTGAAGCGGAGGCCCACCGGGAGCAGGCTGCGCCGCAGCGCTGGGAACCGGTATGGGGAGTGGAGATGGCGGTGGCTCTGCTGGGACTATTGCTCGCGGCGCTATCCGTGGCGTTGCTGTACCGTGGGCAGGGACTGGCCGGGATGGCTTCAGCGATAGTGTCACCGAAGGGAGAGCGCGTGGCGGTAGGCGATAGCATCACTCCCTCTGCGACGCTCGCCCCCATGCGCAGTCACGAACTGCCATCGGCGATCGGGCTGGCGCTGCCCGAGAAGCCCTTTCCCGGTCAGCGTACGCCTCCGTGCACCCGGTATGGCGAGGTGGAGATCCGTGGCGGTTGCTGGTACCGCCTGGGTGATGCCCCAGCGCCGTGCAAGGAGGACGCGTACGACTGGAGGGGAGCCTGTTACCTGCCGTCGTATCCACCTCGGCGCCCGTCTGCGTCCGGGACTCCGTGA
- a CDS encoding FAD-dependent oxidoreductase: MHVVVLGGGVSGLSCGIRLREAGHTVELWARELTPHTTSDVAAAVWYPYRAFPQERVTGWARRTFEVLRELSANPEAGIQVVRGVELFTEAPPEPWWAPCVPSLRATTAEEMVPGYSHGYSFEAPIIEMPRYLPFLMARFRELGGRLLQREVRSLDEAWRESPVVVNCTGLGARTLVGDDSLFPIRGEVLRVAPPPVSRFFFDESEERGIAYVIPRSADCILGGTAEGENASLVPDSAKAQEILARCRRLLPAGAHFQVLEHKVGLRPGRPTVRLEEERVGERQVIHNYGHGGAGVTLSWGCAEEVVSLMTSER; this comes from the coding sequence ATGCACGTCGTGGTCCTGGGAGGAGGCGTCTCGGGGCTCTCGTGCGGCATCCGGCTGCGAGAGGCCGGGCACACGGTGGAGCTCTGGGCGCGGGAGCTGACGCCGCACACCACCTCGGATGTGGCCGCTGCCGTCTGGTACCCGTACCGGGCCTTCCCGCAGGAGCGGGTGACGGGCTGGGCGCGGCGCACCTTCGAAGTGCTGCGCGAGCTGTCGGCGAACCCCGAGGCGGGCATCCAGGTGGTGCGAGGGGTTGAGCTGTTCACCGAGGCGCCGCCCGAGCCCTGGTGGGCGCCCTGCGTGCCGAGCCTGCGTGCGACCACCGCGGAGGAGATGGTGCCGGGGTACTCGCACGGCTACTCGTTCGAGGCGCCCATCATCGAGATGCCGCGCTACCTGCCGTTCCTCATGGCGCGGTTCCGGGAGCTGGGAGGCCGGCTGCTGCAGCGCGAGGTGCGCTCGTTGGATGAGGCGTGGCGGGAGTCTCCGGTGGTCGTGAACTGCACGGGCCTGGGGGCGCGCACGCTGGTGGGAGACGACTCGCTGTTCCCGATTCGAGGCGAAGTGCTGCGAGTGGCTCCGCCGCCCGTGTCGCGCTTCTTCTTCGATGAGAGCGAGGAGCGAGGGATTGCCTACGTCATCCCCCGCTCCGCCGACTGCATCCTGGGAGGGACGGCCGAGGGCGAGAACGCGTCGCTAGTGCCCGACTCAGCAAAGGCGCAGGAGATCCTCGCGCGTTGCCGGCGACTGCTGCCTGCTGGAGCGCACTTCCAGGTCCTGGAGCACAAGGTGGGCCTGAGACCCGGACGCCCCACAGTGCGCCTCGAGGAAGAGCGCGTGGGAGAGCGCCAGGTCATCCACAACTACGGCCACGGCGGCGCGGGCGTCACCCTGTCCTGGGGCTGCGCGGAGGAAGTGGTGTCACTCATGACCTCGGAACGCTGA